From Onychostoma macrolepis isolate SWU-2019 chromosome 05, ASM1243209v1, whole genome shotgun sequence, one genomic window encodes:
- the crfb12 gene encoding cytokine receptor family member B12 — translation MTCFLACMFTLLQICLTPSEAILSPPKNLTVELLDFKATAEWLPGQGNPPDTRYSFEFISARNMSGGKWNRIPHCTNTTILKCELTFDGQVNELHWNYFVRVKTTFKGTSSNWTTTSKSFQPYGDTRLSPPNVKISAEQKSIKIDFSHWLELNQELKPLEYLLYFFESSPAGESKFVALISAYESPYTFHDVPSGKNYCVSVSASHQQASKNSNFNTTKCVFLSDSTRSFVLVVCIVAMLLIIFSTGIFFYFGFFYHMWLHIRNLCIPNPLIVRPEYKRVLKPTHEEPQPITVTKKDIQRRFSSSEEDSKDSSRIYQPRENLTSSIASVNPPEQDEEAEASNQFDKYTLANYLEDSEKNDISEMDEDSMHPGSESESGFSATLNSSRSSKILQTVTVNTFVYSEMDRNYAEETLSCSSGSDCEREVPAELEEESCMPDSNSESVYEPRPDKVL, via the exons ATGACCTGCTTCCTAGCCTGCATGTTCACGTTGCTTCAAATATGTCTAACACCATCTGAAG caattctttctcctccaaagaATCTGACTGTGGAATTATTGGATTTTAAGGCTACAGCTGAATGGCTTCCTGGACAAGGAAATCCTCCTGACACCAGATACTCTTTTGAGTTTATAAGTGCAcgaaatat GTCCGGAGGAAAGTGGAATCGCATTCCACACTGCACTAACACGACCATACTGAAATGCGAACTGACTTTTGATGGGCAAGTTAATGAGCTTCACTGGAATTATTTTGTGAGGGTCAAGACAACATTTAAAGGGACGAGCTCCAACTGGACAACTACATCAAAGTCTTTCCAGCCATATGGAGACA CACGCCTGAGTCCCCCAAATGTAAAAATCTCGGCTGAACAAAAGTCCATTAAAATTGATTTTAGTCATTGGCTGGAATTAAACCAAGAGCTCAAACCACTGGAATACctgctgtacttttttgagAGCAGTCCTGCCGGGGAATCAAAG tttgtagcACTGATATCAGCCTATGAATCTCCCTACACTTTCCATGATGTGCCATCTGGCAAGAACTATTGTGTTAGTGTTTCTGCCAGTCATCAACAAGCCTCGAAGAACAGTAACTTCAACACCACCAAATGTGTATTTCTATCAG ATTCTACTAGAAGCTTTGTGCTAGTGGTGTGCATTGTGGCCATGCTGCTGATTATTTTTTCaactgggatttttttttattttggttttttttACCACATGTGGCTTCATATCAGGAATCTCTGCATTCCAAACCCTTTG ATTGTTAGACCAGAATATAAAAGGGTCCTAAAACCAACCCATGAAGAACCCCAGCCTATTACAGTGACAAAAAAAGACATACAGAGACGTTTTTCTTCATCGGAGGAAGACTCCAAGGATAGCTCTAGGATCTATCAACCGAGAGAAAACCTTACATCATCCATCGCCAGTGTCAACCCACCAGAGCAAGATGAGGAGGCTGAGGCATCAAATCAGTTTGATAAGTACACACTAGCTAATTATTTAGAAGATAGTGAAAAAAATGACATATCTGAAATGGATGAAGACAGTATGCATCCAGGTAGTGAATCTGAATCGGGATTCAGTGCCACTTTAAACAGTTCAAGATCATCCAAAATACTACAAACGGTTACTGTGAACACGTTTGTATACTCAGAGATGGATAGAAATTATGCAGAAGAAACTCTTTCCTGTTCTTCTGGAAGTGACTGTGAAAGAGAAGTGCCTGCTGAGTTGGAGGAGGAAAGCTGCATGCCTGATTCTAACTCAGAGAGTGTCTATGAACCAAGACCTGACAAAGTATTATGA